Below is a window of Halomonas sp. Bachu 37 DNA.
GTGCATGGCGGACTGGGTGCCATGCTGAAGATGTGACGTCTTGTCTCGCATGTTGCCTCCCATGTGCTGTGCTCTTTCGCCCATCTGCTGGGCCTTTTCCCTGGCCATACTGCCCATGTCTCGGGCCTTGTCACCCACATGCTGGGCCTTGTTCTTGGCGCCTTCCTTCATGCCTTTGGCGCTATCCTTCATTCCTTTCGCACTATCTTTCATGCCGCCGAGATGGCTACCGCCGCCTTGACTATGGCTATCCGAGGGGCCTGAAGCGCTGCCGTAAGGACGGGTCTCCGCCCCCAGCGCGCCGGCACCCGTTCCACCAGTGCCTTCATGGACGGGAATTCCCGGCAAGGTGTGGGTGTCAGGCGTCGAATAGTGTTCATTGGGATAGCGATTGCCCGACGGGTGGGCGGTGCCCTGCCGGTAGACGGCATCATTGCCCATGTACGGAGAGTCGTCATGACGATGCTGGCGCCCCTGATTCGGGTTGCGCTGCGACATGATCATCCAGCCCAGACCGGCGCTGGTCAGTAGGAACGGAACGGGGTTCTGCTTGATGGTATTGCTCAGGTTGGAAACGAACTCGTTGGCCCCGCCATGGCGCAGGTATTCGTAGGAGGTATTCAGCAGTTGCTGAGGAGAAAAACGCTCCTCAATTTCATGCAGGGTCGAATCGAGGCGTTCGCGTGAACGATCGATATCCTTCTCGATCTCTTCGGAACTGCGTTGTCCGTTGTGCTCGCTCATTTCAACTCCTCCTTGACGTTGTGCTTATGCTCCTTGGCGAACTCCTTGTCGGTCTGCAGGCTGTGCATGGTGCGGTTGGGCATCAGGTTCCGGGCCTGGATTTTCTTGATCCCCGACTGGAGCATGATGTAGCCGATGATGGCAACGACCACACCGACAATCACCGCGGAAAGCCAAGGAGTGGTATCCGGTGGAAGCACCTCATTGAGCAGGAAGACCGCCGCCGCCAGCAGAGTGAGAAAGCCGCCGAACAG
It encodes the following:
- a CDS encoding DUF3618 domain-containing protein, coding for MSEHNGQRSSEEIEKDIDRSRERLDSTLHEIEERFSPQQLLNTSYEYLRHGGANEFVSNLSNTIKQNPVPFLLTSAGLGWMIMSQRNPNQGRQHRHDDSPYMGNDAVYRQGTAHPSGNRYPNEHYSTPDTHTLPGIPVHEGTGGTGAGALGAETRPYGSASGPSDSHSQGGGSHLGGMKDSAKGMKDSAKGMKEGAKNKAQHVGDKARDMGSMAREKAQQMGERAQHMGGNMRDKTSHLQHGTQSAMHDMSHRARRAGSQSSDFIQEHPLVVGALGFALGAALGGVFPSTRKEDEYMGEYRDRALQKAAQTGQEQMDKAQETIHEKAESAKESSQGQDSSQQKDTSRSDSTSHHENSAASGKNPVDNNTSAKSSPGTSTTGTGASTSSTGKSTPTGAGSRNTGLTDSDTPSGNTQGTGTNRTPGM
- a CDS encoding phage holin family protein, translated to MDTDNNTSTQGSSIGSLLSTLTQEMTSLVRNEVELAKTEMSEKTHQAMSGLAAIAIAGAVLFGGFLTLLAAAVFLLNEVLPPDTTPWLSAVIVGVVVAIIGYIMLQSGIKKIQARNLMPNRTMHSLQTDKEFAKEHKHNVKEELK